From Argopecten irradians isolate NY chromosome 12, Ai_NY, whole genome shotgun sequence, one genomic window encodes:
- the LOC138305076 gene encoding carbohydrate sulfotransferase 11-like, which produces MSFFRLRAAILTLIGCITFLIYIEIEFVIKPNDVPWPTRKRGIHGYVGQDEMAPKPIKIKKENASAKDLSQERIRKMQNMCRRHKAILPQRNWNMFLDDKLHVGFCPIQKVGSTFWRRVLEYCGGRQKYPSVFAVKWFDMQTPHIEKYGKRASSLLNDSLKFMFVRNPYQRLFSGWVDKLFSPNPLYWDKIGLTVKKFLNKNTTDVCGHNVTFSEMVKYFIHSERQRVKRDPHFIPMYDHCSPCHHDFDFIGTMETFSKDAAYLLEIISNRSLVNISMDDLEDAGYDSLFDHATRLYRFERQTLKCVSFYEAMQRTWRNLQIRGYLGTNVSLPFTHEEAESVVKEKYLGALVTAYESSGSKAYRRANRHKALIEAYTTIDTADLEKLRRIFKPDWVLFGYNDRPIEIFELSRHYKDSFSFFRIFK; this is translated from the exons TTGTCATCAAGCCTAATGATGTCCCTTGGCCTACTCGAAAACGAGGAATCCATGGTTACGTGGGACAAGATGAGATGGCTCCTAAACCAATCAAAATCAAG aaggAAAATGCAAGTGCAAAAGATTTGTCTCAAGAACGAATAAGGAAAATGCAAAATATGTGTAGGAGACATAAGGCTATTTTACCTCAGAGAAATTGGAACATGTTCCTGGACGACAAACTTCATGTTGGATTTTGTCCGATTCAAAAAGTTGGATCTACGTTCTGGCGTCGTGTTCTTGAATACTGCGGTGGTCGACAAAAATATCCTTCTGTATTTGCTGTAAAGTGGTTTGACATGCAAACACCTCACATAGAAAAGTACGGGAAGAGAGCTTCGTCCCTACTTAATGATTCCCTAAAGTTCATGTTTGTGAGAAATCCGTACCAGCGGTTGTTCTCGGGCTGGGTTGACAAACTCTTTTCTCCCAATCCCCTCTACTGGGATAAAATCGGACTCACGGTTAAgaagtttttaaacaaaaacacaacagaTGTTTGCGGACACAATGTCACTTTTTCGGAAATGgtcaaatatttcattcattctGAAAGACAAAGAGTAAAAAGGGATCCACATTTCATACCAATGTATGACCACTGCAGTCCATGTCACCATGATTTTGACTTCATAGGAACTATGGAAACATTTAGTAAGGACGCCGCATATTTGCTGGAAATTATTTCGAATCGTTCACTGGTCAATATTTCGATGGACGACTTAGAAGACGCCGGGTATGATAGCCTGTTCGACCACGCTACACGTCTTTATCGGTTTGAAAGacaaacattaaaatgtgtcaGCTTTTACGAGGCAATGCAGCGAACATGGAGAAATCTGCAGATTCGCGGATATCTTGGAACGAACGTGAGTTTGCCATTCACACACGAGGAGGCGGAGTCCGTGGTGAAAGAGAAATATCTTGGCGCCCTTGTGACGGCTTATGAATCGTCTGGCAGCAAGGCTTACCGTAGGGCTAACAGACACAAAGCGTTAATTGAGGCGTATACAACTATAGATACAGCAGATTTGGAAAAACTTCGTCGTATATTCAAACCAGACTGGGTTCTGTTCGGCTATAACGACCGTCctattgaaatatttgaattgtcGCGTCATTACAAAGACTCATTCAGCTTTTTTAGAATATTCAAATAG